One Tomitella gaofuii DNA segment encodes these proteins:
- the mycP gene encoding type VII secretion-associated serine protease mycosin, with protein MTPRRGALAAAVPVVLATLTAVASAAPAAAEVRQTAPCAIADRAPGAPPIGVPPVQAGLHVADLWRFGTGQGQTVAVIDTGVAPHPRLRNLVPGGDLVAPGGRGAGPGLTDCDAHGTIVAGLIAAAPSPRDGFAGVAPDARILSIRQSSAKFTDSARASEAPDGGPDGQTGRGTGTIGTLARAIRMAADQGATVINISEVACGRGVGALRTSTLADAVAYAARHDIVIVAAAGNTRGDGGACRQNPTERDPLRPDSRGWDTAFTDVAPAHYTDHVLTVAAVDADGSPSEFSVAGPWVTVAAPGTGIVSLANSADGGLAGRVRTERGVTAIEGTSFAAPLVAGLAADIRSRFPALSATEVVERIVATAVPGPHGWEPTVGYGVIDPLAALTTTPAALRALRTGADGPDGGPGGRTAALATASGPETPDTAARDRALLAAAAAAAALGAAGIGAGILRRARAHGASGLTPR; from the coding sequence GTGACGCCGCGGCGCGGCGCCCTGGCGGCGGCGGTGCCCGTGGTACTGGCGACGCTGACGGCCGTGGCGTCCGCCGCGCCGGCCGCCGCGGAGGTGCGCCAGACGGCCCCGTGCGCCATCGCCGATCGCGCGCCCGGAGCGCCGCCGATCGGCGTCCCGCCCGTGCAGGCCGGTCTGCACGTCGCCGACCTGTGGCGCTTCGGCACCGGCCAAGGCCAGACCGTCGCCGTCATCGACACCGGCGTCGCGCCGCATCCGCGGCTGCGCAACCTCGTCCCCGGCGGCGACCTGGTGGCCCCCGGCGGTCGGGGCGCCGGACCGGGACTGACGGACTGCGACGCGCACGGCACGATCGTGGCCGGGCTCATCGCGGCCGCGCCTTCGCCGCGAGACGGCTTCGCCGGGGTCGCCCCCGACGCGCGCATCCTGTCGATCCGCCAATCGTCGGCGAAGTTCACCGACTCGGCTCGCGCGTCCGAAGCACCGGACGGCGGCCCGGACGGGCAGACCGGCCGCGGTACCGGCACCATCGGCACGCTGGCCCGGGCGATACGCATGGCGGCCGACCAGGGTGCCACCGTCATCAACATCTCCGAGGTGGCCTGCGGCAGGGGCGTCGGCGCGCTGCGCACCAGCACGCTCGCCGATGCGGTGGCCTATGCGGCGCGGCACGACATCGTCATCGTCGCAGCCGCCGGGAACACGCGCGGAGACGGCGGAGCCTGCCGGCAGAACCCCACCGAGCGCGACCCGCTGCGGCCGGATTCGCGCGGGTGGGACACCGCGTTCACCGATGTCGCGCCGGCGCACTACACGGACCACGTGCTCACCGTCGCCGCGGTGGACGCCGACGGGTCGCCCTCGGAGTTCAGCGTGGCGGGGCCGTGGGTGACCGTGGCCGCGCCCGGCACCGGCATCGTGTCGCTCGCCAACAGCGCGGACGGCGGCCTGGCCGGCCGGGTGCGCACCGAGCGCGGCGTTACGGCGATCGAGGGCACGAGCTTCGCCGCGCCGCTGGTCGCAGGCCTGGCGGCGGACATCCGGTCGCGTTTCCCCGCGTTGTCTGCGACCGAGGTGGTCGAGCGGATCGTCGCGACCGCGGTCCCCGGCCCGCACGGGTGGGAACCCACCGTCGGGTACGGCGTGATCGACCCGCTCGCCGCCCTCACCACGACGCCGGCCGCGCTTCGGGCACTGCGAACCGGCGCGGACGGACCGGACGGCGGGCCCGGCGGCCGGACCGCCGCGTTGGCGACGGCGTCGGGCCCGGAGACGCCGGACACCGCCGCCCGCGATCGTGCGCTGCTCGCCGCCGCGGCGGCCGCCGCGGCACTCGGTGCCGCGGGCATCGGCGCCGGGATCCTGCGCCGCGCCCGCGCGCACGGCGCATCCGGGCTCACCCCCCGGTGA
- the eccB gene encoding type VII secretion protein EccB, with protein sequence MPAPLTTRPQVNGYRFIIRRMEHALVRRDVRMLHEPMRSASRSLVVGAVLGTLVMAGFGIAAWISPAPDTDGADILLAEDSGALYVRVDNERIAAPGAGAGTVGEVLHPALNLASARLVAGSPAAPLGVPDDHLPDIRRGPVVGIPGAPQMLPARADQVAGPWTVCDGFERSAVARTTVLVGGDHAVSGALTGGAAVLVTDGQREYVVFDGARSAVDLGDPQVVRALGLGGTVPVRVSAGLMAALPEGRELRAPRIDGAGRIPGFPMPDVRVGDVVRVDRGADADGDRYVVLRDGLQELPATVADLILYSGAGQGLRLRSVGPEAVSGAPVTRDPLPLDGYPRGRLRLRDVVDGALCASWVPGPHGGGWTVGTGAPRAARGAAVQLVGADGAGPSVDRFVMTPGAAAHVSALRGGGGGEGAGGPRFLVAETGVRYGIPDAATSKILGLGAATDPAPWSILGLLPAGPALTRTDALVVHDGLTPDPAPGALLTGG encoded by the coding sequence ATGCCCGCGCCTTTGACGACCAGGCCGCAGGTGAACGGCTACAGATTCATCATCCGTCGCATGGAGCACGCACTGGTGCGGCGCGACGTGCGCATGCTGCACGAGCCGATGCGCAGCGCGTCGCGCTCGCTCGTGGTGGGCGCGGTGCTGGGGACGCTGGTGATGGCGGGATTCGGCATCGCCGCGTGGATCAGCCCGGCGCCGGACACCGATGGCGCCGACATCCTGCTCGCCGAGGACAGCGGTGCGCTGTACGTGCGCGTGGACAACGAGCGGATCGCGGCCCCGGGTGCAGGGGCCGGCACCGTCGGGGAGGTGTTGCACCCCGCCCTGAACCTGGCCTCCGCCCGGCTGGTCGCCGGATCGCCCGCGGCGCCGCTGGGGGTCCCCGACGACCACCTCCCGGACATCCGGCGCGGGCCGGTGGTCGGCATACCCGGTGCGCCGCAGATGCTTCCCGCGCGCGCGGATCAAGTCGCCGGACCGTGGACGGTGTGCGATGGATTCGAGCGCAGCGCCGTCGCTCGGACCACCGTGCTGGTGGGAGGGGATCACGCCGTGTCCGGCGCGCTCACCGGCGGCGCGGCGGTCCTGGTGACGGACGGCCAGCGCGAGTACGTGGTGTTCGACGGCGCGCGTTCCGCCGTGGACCTGGGGGATCCGCAGGTGGTGCGCGCGCTGGGGCTGGGCGGGACCGTGCCGGTGCGGGTCTCGGCGGGGCTGATGGCCGCGTTGCCGGAGGGGCGGGAGCTTCGCGCCCCGCGCATCGACGGCGCCGGCCGGATTCCCGGCTTCCCGATGCCCGATGTGCGGGTGGGCGACGTGGTCCGCGTGGACAGGGGAGCGGATGCGGACGGCGACCGATACGTGGTGCTGCGCGACGGCTTGCAGGAACTCCCCGCCACCGTCGCGGACCTGATCCTGTATTCGGGTGCAGGGCAGGGGCTCCGGCTACGCAGCGTCGGGCCGGAGGCTGTGTCCGGAGCTCCGGTGACCCGGGATCCGTTGCCGTTGGACGGCTACCCGCGCGGCAGGCTGCGTCTGCGCGATGTGGTGGACGGTGCGTTGTGCGCGTCGTGGGTGCCCGGTCCGCACGGCGGCGGATGGACAGTGGGCACCGGCGCCCCGCGTGCGGCCCGCGGTGCGGCGGTGCAGCTGGTGGGCGCCGACGGCGCGGGCCCGTCGGTGGACCGGTTCGTGATGACGCCGGGCGCCGCGGCGCACGTGTCCGCGCTGCGTGGCGGCGGTGGCGGCGAGGGCGCAGGCGGGCCGCGGTTCCTCGTCGCGGAGACCGGCGTCCGCTATGGCATTCCCGACGCGGCGACGTCGAAGATCCTCGGCCTGGGCGCAGCGACCGACCCGGCCCCGTGGTCGATTCTCGGGCTGTTGCCGGCCGGCCCCGCCCTCACCCGCACCGACGCGCTGGTGGTGCACGACGGGCTGACGCCCGACCCTGCGCCCGGGGCGCTGCTCACCGGGGGGTGA
- the eccE gene encoding type VII secretion protein EccE, with the protein MGARPVTIIMVAEIVGITATLALIAAGSVVPVAVGAGLLAALGAVMPFRRRSLAGVAALRSRHLLQSRGRLAIAPPGPAMRSDGCDDAADGPDGGSRAGGRATGREDVTAGPGGDRSLAVPPATGFRWDAAELVCAMQVSDPVGAVTTIASGRAAQRRGGTAAAVSPGLLAPLLEQFDIRLSGIDIHTRSVRTAGPAAAAAAHARLVGRLPATVRRDTIVVVRLDPQLCPAAIARRGGAVRAAGVAAARIVRAIDRAGLAATMLTAAELDGAVHRFTCDDDPGQPMPRWDHLLSGGAGDAAHRTHTVFALPTQAPGDGAHPWDGAWEPPCAVSVLSVRVGRARSPGHARVGALIRYVSDAPTPAPRVPGARRLDGGQLDALRATCPRGDSRFDRLAEPAEIPLAAAHRLTIPVAGHGQLVGGDASGRAVLAALAGPWVRTMEVAGRPYLARQVVLRALATGARILVVTDRPGEWRHLEAEIAEPSALRVVAGTATGSGVTTGPAGALTPSTMLRYGVIVVDCLRASGPLPRVPADATVIRVAPLGTAGTADADAQVRQDPDDPNTLHILVHGTASTVSVVSIPDEARLIGRPQ; encoded by the coding sequence GTGGGGGCACGGCCGGTCACGATCATCATGGTCGCCGAGATCGTCGGCATCACAGCGACACTCGCGCTCATCGCGGCGGGCTCCGTCGTTCCTGTCGCAGTGGGGGCCGGGCTGCTGGCGGCGCTCGGTGCGGTCATGCCGTTCCGCCGCCGTTCGCTGGCGGGGGTCGCGGCGCTCCGTTCACGCCACCTGCTGCAATCCCGCGGACGCCTCGCGATCGCACCGCCCGGCCCGGCGATGCGCTCGGACGGGTGCGACGACGCCGCGGACGGACCGGACGGCGGGTCTCGGGCGGGCGGCCGGGCCACGGGGCGCGAGGACGTCACTGCCGGCCCCGGTGGTGACCGCAGTCTCGCCGTTCCCCCTGCGACCGGGTTCCGGTGGGACGCGGCCGAGCTTGTCTGCGCCATGCAGGTGTCCGACCCCGTCGGGGCCGTCACGACGATCGCCTCCGGCCGCGCAGCGCAGCGCCGCGGCGGCACGGCGGCCGCGGTGTCTCCGGGACTGCTCGCACCCCTTCTGGAACAGTTCGATATCCGCCTGTCCGGCATCGACATCCACACACGCAGCGTGCGGACGGCGGGACCGGCGGCCGCGGCCGCAGCGCACGCGCGCCTGGTGGGCAGGTTGCCTGCCACGGTCCGCCGCGACACCATCGTCGTCGTCCGTCTCGACCCGCAGCTGTGTCCGGCGGCGATCGCCCGGCGCGGCGGGGCGGTGCGCGCCGCGGGCGTCGCCGCCGCCCGCATCGTCCGCGCGATCGACCGCGCCGGGCTCGCCGCCACGATGCTCACCGCCGCCGAACTCGACGGTGCCGTGCACCGCTTCACCTGCGACGACGACCCCGGTCAGCCGATGCCGAGGTGGGACCACCTCCTCTCCGGCGGGGCAGGGGACGCCGCGCACCGCACGCATACCGTGTTCGCGCTGCCCACACAGGCGCCCGGCGACGGCGCGCACCCGTGGGACGGCGCCTGGGAGCCGCCGTGCGCGGTATCGGTTCTGTCGGTCCGGGTGGGGCGTGCACGCTCCCCCGGCCACGCGCGGGTGGGCGCGCTCATCCGCTATGTCTCCGACGCACCGACGCCGGCGCCGCGCGTGCCCGGCGCACGCCGGCTCGACGGCGGGCAGCTCGACGCGCTACGGGCGACGTGCCCCCGCGGGGACAGCCGGTTCGACAGGCTCGCGGAGCCGGCCGAGATCCCGCTCGCCGCCGCACACCGGCTCACGATTCCCGTGGCCGGGCACGGCCAGCTCGTCGGCGGCGACGCGTCCGGCAGGGCGGTGCTCGCCGCGCTGGCCGGGCCGTGGGTGCGCACGATGGAGGTGGCTGGGCGGCCCTACCTCGCCCGCCAGGTGGTGCTCCGCGCGCTGGCGACGGGGGCACGCATCCTGGTGGTCACCGATCGGCCCGGCGAATGGCGTCACCTGGAAGCGGAGATCGCGGAGCCGTCGGCCCTTCGCGTGGTCGCGGGCACGGCCACCGGTTCCGGCGTCACGACGGGGCCGGCCGGAGCGTTGACGCCGTCGACGATGCTGCGCTACGGCGTCATCGTCGTGGACTGCCTGCGCGCGTCCGGACCGCTTCCGCGGGTGCCCGCCGACGCCACCGTGATCCGCGTGGCCCCACTCGGCACGGCGGGCACCGCCGACGCGGACGCGCAGGTGCGTCAAGACCCGGACGACCCGAACACCCTGCATATTCTCGTGCACGGCACCGCATCGACCGTCTCGGTGGTGTCGATCCCCGACGAGGCGCGATTGATCGGCCGGCCGCAGTAG
- a CDS encoding ESX secretion-associated protein EspG has translation MPGPTTMPLGHLQRYAGLIGVEELPVVLGRDGRGGVVGADGVAQSAAEVDAALHRRGLLAAAGDGAAPEPCAPLAEQVAALCSAPDEVAVRRITGGGIARLCLAAGAQAARPDGAIGAGAGSGCAAATRAPGDDAPVTLSWERSPHAGLMRFLGAAELAAVPGPVRVPLEELQRRLGGTCPAAPDDADAASRGECAAAFTACGVPPDAADVVASVLCSVTAWSEVVLLHRGRGPEASGLRSSALHGTAPPAAMVVYDSPLGRLAATPERTPGGVLWVTFGPGDTARIGRGLAALAALDG, from the coding sequence GTGCCCGGTCCGACCACGATGCCCTTGGGGCACCTGCAGCGGTACGCCGGGCTGATCGGCGTCGAGGAGTTGCCGGTGGTGCTCGGCCGCGACGGGCGGGGCGGCGTGGTCGGCGCGGACGGCGTTGCGCAGTCGGCCGCCGAGGTCGACGCCGCGCTGCACCGCCGAGGCCTGCTCGCGGCGGCCGGGGACGGCGCCGCGCCGGAGCCCTGCGCCCCGCTCGCGGAGCAGGTGGCCGCGCTGTGCTCGGCGCCGGACGAGGTCGCGGTACGGCGGATCACCGGGGGCGGCATCGCCCGGTTGTGCCTCGCCGCGGGCGCGCAGGCCGCCCGCCCGGACGGGGCCATCGGAGCGGGCGCCGGATCCGGGTGTGCGGCGGCGACGCGGGCGCCGGGCGATGACGCTCCGGTCACGCTGTCCTGGGAGCGATCCCCGCACGCCGGGCTCATGCGGTTCCTCGGGGCCGCGGAGCTCGCGGCGGTGCCGGGGCCGGTCCGGGTGCCGCTCGAGGAGCTGCAACGGCGGCTGGGCGGAACGTGCCCGGCGGCACCGGACGATGCGGACGCGGCATCGCGGGGAGAGTGCGCGGCGGCGTTCACCGCATGCGGAGTGCCGCCGGACGCGGCGGACGTGGTCGCCTCGGTGTTGTGCTCGGTCACCGCGTGGAGCGAGGTGGTGCTGCTGCACCGCGGGCGGGGGCCCGAGGCATCCGGGCTCCGCTCGTCGGCGCTGCACGGAACCGCGCCGCCCGCCGCGATGGTGGTCTACGACTCGCCCCTCGGACGGCTTGCCGCCACGCCGGAGCGCACGCCCGGCGGGGTGCTGTGGGTGACCTTCGGGCCCGGCGATACGGCGCGCATCGGCCGCGGGCTGGCGGCGCTGGCGGCGCTCGACGGGTAG